One part of the Candidatus Aquiluna sp. UB-MaderosW2red genome encodes these proteins:
- the pta gene encoding phosphate acetyltransferase — MARSVYVASVEGHTAKSVVALGVLEALTKKYKKVGVFRAIAPTEHDSVLELLLESTNTEFPISESVGVSYKEMHQTPEKAISLILDRFKALEDKCDAVVILGSDYTDVFSPAEFSFNSRVATNLGAPLILVFNGREIHSTSEHLGQAKPRSSQDLMSMAELAMQEVKEAHTTILAAVVNRADPERLESIKEALGNALPKEVPIWVIPEEQLLSAPRMEQILEAVSGKLLFGSEARLRTEALDLVVAAMTPEHVLERVSESAVVVVPADRTDVLLALLMADSSKNFPQLAGIVLNGGFELPRLISELIAGLTPTLPVITTDGRSFDTTMKISAARGRVTALDPEKLVLARKLVVDHLDTDLLTERLEGLESSAITPLAFEYSLAQRAREAKKRIVLPEGNEDRILQAADQIIKKQIASLILLGEESSIRARAHELDLDLSAAEVINPKTSNHLAACVAEYVKLRSHKGVTALQATEKMLDVSYFGTMLVKLGVADGMVSGAAHTTAHTITPAFEFIKTKPGVSVVSSVFLMALEDRVLVYGDCAVIPEPTAEQLADIAISSAKTARNFAIEPHVAMLSYSTGASGFGADVDRVREATRLVREREPGLSVEGPIQYDAAVDVAVAKAKLPESTVAGHATVFVFPDLNTGNNTYKAVQRTSGAVAIGPILQGLNMPVNDLSRGALVADIVNTIAITAIQAGQQ, encoded by the coding sequence ATGGCTCGTAGCGTATATGTCGCCTCGGTAGAGGGTCACACTGCCAAATCCGTGGTCGCCCTCGGGGTCCTGGAGGCACTGACAAAAAAATATAAGAAGGTTGGTGTTTTTCGTGCCATCGCTCCGACCGAACACGACTCTGTTTTAGAGCTTTTACTGGAAAGCACAAACACCGAATTTCCGATAAGTGAATCGGTTGGGGTCAGCTATAAAGAGATGCATCAAACTCCGGAAAAAGCCATCAGCCTGATTCTTGACCGCTTTAAGGCTCTAGAAGACAAATGCGATGCCGTGGTGATTTTAGGTTCCGACTACACCGACGTTTTTTCTCCCGCAGAGTTTTCTTTTAATTCCAGGGTTGCCACCAACCTCGGTGCACCTTTGATTTTGGTCTTCAATGGCCGCGAGATTCATTCCACCTCCGAGCACCTTGGCCAGGCTAAACCCAGAAGTTCGCAGGATTTGATGTCGATGGCCGAGCTCGCGATGCAAGAGGTCAAAGAAGCCCACACCACCATCTTGGCCGCAGTGGTGAATAGGGCAGACCCTGAACGCCTCGAATCCATCAAAGAAGCCTTGGGTAATGCGCTTCCTAAAGAGGTTCCAATCTGGGTTATTCCGGAAGAGCAACTTCTGTCTGCACCAAGAATGGAGCAAATCCTGGAGGCTGTTTCTGGGAAGCTACTTTTCGGGTCGGAAGCCAGGCTGCGAACTGAAGCTCTTGATTTAGTTGTTGCAGCAATGACTCCCGAGCACGTCCTGGAGCGAGTATCAGAGTCTGCGGTGGTGGTGGTGCCGGCCGATCGAACCGATGTCCTGCTCGCGCTTCTGATGGCGGATAGCTCAAAGAATTTCCCTCAGCTTGCTGGCATCGTGCTGAATGGTGGCTTTGAGCTCCCGAGGCTGATTAGTGAATTGATAGCCGGCCTCACCCCAACCCTGCCGGTTATCACCACCGATGGCCGAAGTTTCGACACCACCATGAAGATATCCGCCGCACGCGGCCGGGTCACCGCTTTGGACCCCGAGAAGTTGGTCTTGGCCAGAAAGTTGGTTGTTGACCATTTGGACACTGATTTACTGACCGAGCGACTTGAGGGCCTGGAATCTAGCGCCATAACACCTCTCGCGTTTGAATACTCCCTGGCCCAAAGGGCTCGAGAGGCGAAAAAGCGAATTGTCTTGCCGGAGGGGAATGAAGACCGGATTTTGCAGGCCGCTGATCAAATCATCAAGAAACAAATCGCCAGCCTAATTCTTCTTGGGGAGGAGTCGAGCATCCGTGCTAGAGCTCATGAGCTAGACCTAGATCTCTCAGCAGCCGAGGTCATCAATCCTAAAACCTCAAATCATCTAGCTGCTTGCGTGGCCGAATATGTCAAACTCAGGAGCCACAAAGGCGTGACTGCGCTGCAGGCCACCGAAAAAATGCTGGATGTCTCATATTTTGGCACCATGTTGGTAAAACTCGGAGTCGCCGATGGCATGGTCTCGGGAGCAGCCCACACAACAGCCCACACCATCACCCCGGCCTTTGAGTTCATCAAAACCAAGCCCGGTGTCTCAGTTGTTTCCTCGGTGTTTTTGATGGCCCTGGAGGACCGCGTCTTGGTCTATGGGGACTGCGCTGTGATTCCGGAGCCTACGGCTGAGCAGCTAGCCGACATCGCAATCTCCTCGGCCAAGACTGCGAGGAACTTTGCTATCGAGCCCCATGTCGCGATGCTCTCTTACTCAACCGGCGCATCTGGTTTCGGGGCGGATGTTGATCGGGTGCGGGAGGCAACCAGGTTGGTCCGGGAGCGCGAACCCGGTTTATCGGTTGAGGGCCCGATTCAATACGATGCCGCGGTCGATGTTGCGGTGGCCAAGGCTAAGCTTCCCGAGTCAACAGTCGCCGGCCACGCCACAGTCTTTGTTTTTCCGGATTTGAATACTGGGAACAACACCTATAAAGCAGTGCAGCGAACCTCTGGGGCCGTTGCTATCGGGCCCATCCTGCAGGGCTTGAATATGCCGGTGAATGACTTATCTCGCGGAGCACTGGTAGCCGATATCGTAAACACCATCGCAATCACTGCGATTCAGGCGGGCCAGCAGTGA
- a CDS encoding D-alanyl-D-alanine carboxypeptidase/D-alanyl-D-alanine-endopeptidase, whose amino-acid sequence MKKRILGFMVVLGLGLTALFPTPAFAASCTAAKQLASKNIKDLHLEVLNAETGQQLLGINETDSERTASVMKLLTAAVAIDVLGPEHQITTSVYADPQNPGKIYLVGAGDVTLSRMPGNVTSYYAKAPKLDTLTRQIASWARLSGVAITEVSIDNSLYGGNADYHETWDRRGLSQGYMAPVSALQIDAGRITSTQNPNRWLAKRTTKPVDQAGELFLASLNKRNIAVGAKVIQEVLPEGAIAIASVQSRPLSEWISNMLRVSDNSLAEAMARNASLALGFDGSMGSLTKTYAQVFQARGLDVSKLSIIDASGLSRLNKVPAEFVNDLLVLINKGVDNYSVIEAGMPVSGKSGSLRTRFATGSKAATRGLVTAKTGFIRTGYSLAGFLTARDGTELIFTVYNLSPRATFNNRLAMDNLVYRLFQCGAKLSL is encoded by the coding sequence ATGAAAAAGCGCATATTAGGTTTTATGGTGGTTTTGGGTCTCGGGCTCACTGCATTATTTCCCACCCCGGCATTCGCCGCGAGCTGCACAGCGGCCAAACAGCTGGCCTCTAAAAACATCAAAGATCTCCATTTAGAGGTCTTGAATGCAGAAACTGGCCAGCAGCTTTTAGGCATCAATGAAACTGATTCTGAGCGCACCGCATCGGTTATGAAACTTCTAACAGCCGCGGTTGCCATCGACGTGCTGGGCCCCGAGCATCAGATAACCACGAGTGTTTATGCAGATCCGCAAAATCCGGGCAAGATTTATTTGGTTGGAGCGGGAGATGTCACATTGTCTCGGATGCCCGGGAACGTGACCTCTTATTACGCCAAGGCGCCCAAGTTAGACACGCTAACTAGGCAGATAGCCAGCTGGGCAAGGCTCTCCGGGGTCGCAATTACTGAAGTTTCAATCGACAATTCACTTTATGGCGGCAATGCCGACTATCACGAGACTTGGGATAGAAGGGGTCTAAGCCAGGGCTACATGGCCCCAGTTTCAGCGCTGCAAATTGATGCCGGCCGAATCACCAGCACCCAGAATCCGAATCGCTGGCTGGCTAAGCGCACCACCAAGCCGGTTGATCAAGCCGGAGAGCTGTTTTTGGCCTCTCTGAATAAAAGAAATATTGCCGTTGGGGCCAAGGTGATTCAAGAGGTCTTGCCAGAAGGGGCTATCGCAATCGCCTCGGTGCAATCAAGACCGCTGTCCGAATGGATCTCAAACATGCTTCGAGTTTCTGATAACTCATTGGCCGAAGCCATGGCCCGCAATGCTTCTTTGGCCCTGGGTTTCGATGGCAGCATGGGGTCTCTCACCAAAACCTATGCCCAGGTGTTTCAAGCTCGAGGCTTGGATGTATCGAAGCTCTCAATAATCGATGCCTCCGGCCTTTCAAGACTAAATAAAGTGCCGGCCGAGTTTGTGAATGACCTCTTGGTTTTGATTAATAAAGGTGTCGATAACTACTCGGTGATTGAGGCCGGCATGCCAGTTTCAGGCAAATCAGGTTCATTGAGAACTCGTTTCGCTACTGGATCCAAGGCCGCCACTAGGGGCTTGGTAACTGCCAAGACCGGGTTTATCAGAACTGGTTATTCGCTTGCTGGGTTTCTGACTGCACGAGATGGCACGGAGCTGATTTTCACGGTCTACAATCTTTCGCCGAGGGCAACCTTTAATAATCGCTTGGCAATGGACAACTTGGTCTACCGGCTCTTTCAGTGCGGAGCCAAGCTGAGCCTCTAG
- the gndA gene encoding NADP-dependent phosphogluconate dehydrogenase — MSEKANIGVVGLAVMGSNLARNLASREGNRVAVYNRSKERTELLVTEHPEANFIPSKSIDEFVASLQSPRTAIIMVQAGAGTDAVISQLAERFEPGDIIVDGGNALFTDTIRRENEVSAKGINFVGAGISGGEEGALKGPSIMPGGSKKAYETLGPILASIAAVVDGEPCVTHLGTDGAGHFVKMIHNGIEYADMQLIAEAYDVLRQAGNYSPSEIADIFSEWNKGELESFLIEITGEVLRQVDEKTGKPLVDVVLDQAGSKGTGVWTVQTALNLGTPVSGIAEAVFARSLSSQEAQRQGAGHLPSKTQTWTIEDRAAFVEDVRKALYASKIIAYAQGFDAIRAGAAEYNWDINLGNVAKIWRGGCIIRAQFLNRISDAYAKNESLLSLLFDDYFTKAIDTSIESWRKVVAHSSLAGIPNPAFASSLSYYDGLRAKRLPAALIQGQRDFFGAHTYKRVDLPGVFHTLWSADRSEVETTPSSH, encoded by the coding sequence ATGTCTGAAAAAGCAAACATCGGCGTAGTTGGTCTGGCAGTAATGGGATCTAACCTGGCAAGAAATTTGGCCTCCCGAGAGGGCAATCGCGTTGCGGTTTATAACCGTTCAAAAGAACGCACCGAACTTTTAGTAACTGAGCACCCCGAAGCGAACTTTATCCCCTCAAAATCAATCGATGAGTTTGTTGCATCACTTCAATCCCCAAGAACCGCAATCATCATGGTGCAGGCGGGTGCCGGCACCGATGCCGTCATTAGCCAATTGGCCGAAAGATTTGAGCCGGGCGACATAATCGTGGATGGCGGGAACGCCCTATTCACCGACACCATTCGCCGTGAGAATGAAGTTAGCGCCAAGGGCATCAACTTTGTTGGCGCAGGGATTTCAGGCGGTGAAGAAGGTGCCCTGAAAGGACCTTCAATAATGCCTGGCGGATCAAAAAAAGCCTATGAAACTCTCGGTCCAATCCTGGCCTCGATTGCTGCGGTTGTGGATGGCGAACCATGCGTCACTCACCTCGGCACCGATGGTGCCGGTCACTTTGTAAAGATGATCCACAATGGCATTGAGTATGCCGACATGCAACTAATCGCTGAGGCTTACGACGTCTTGCGGCAAGCGGGCAACTATTCGCCTTCAGAGATAGCAGATATCTTTTCGGAGTGGAATAAGGGCGAGCTCGAGAGCTTCCTTATTGAAATCACCGGCGAGGTCCTAAGGCAAGTCGATGAAAAAACTGGCAAGCCGCTGGTCGATGTTGTGCTTGACCAGGCCGGCTCCAAGGGAACTGGGGTCTGGACCGTTCAGACTGCACTGAATCTTGGCACCCCGGTCTCGGGCATCGCCGAAGCGGTGTTTGCCAGAAGCCTTTCATCTCAAGAGGCTCAGCGCCAAGGCGCCGGCCACCTTCCCTCAAAAACTCAAACGTGGACTATTGAAGACAGGGCAGCCTTTGTAGAGGATGTTCGCAAAGCGCTTTACGCCTCCAAGATCATCGCCTACGCCCAGGGCTTTGATGCAATTCGTGCCGGCGCAGCTGAATATAACTGGGACATTAATCTTGGCAATGTGGCAAAGATCTGGCGCGGCGGCTGCATTATTCGCGCCCAGTTCCTAAACCGTATTTCCGACGCCTATGCCAAGAACGAGAGCCTCTTGAGCTTGCTATTTGACGACTACTTCACAAAAGCGATTGACACCTCAATCGAATCCTGGCGCAAGGTTGTGGCTCACTCCTCATTGGCCGGCATCCCAAACCCAGCCTTCGCCTCGTCTCTTAGCTACTACGACGGCTTGCGTGCCAAGCGTCTTCCAGCCGCTCTGATTCAAGGACAGCGCGACTTCTTTGGCGCTCACACCTATAAGCGGGTTGACCTACCGGGCGTCTTTCACACCCTTTGGTCCGCTGATCGATCAGAGGTTGAGACGACTCCGTCTAGCCACTAA
- a CDS encoding helix-turn-helix domain-containing protein, translating to MKVSELIQSRRKDLGLTQIELADLADVSTRSLFELENGSNSMSLKRVLRILEALGLKIRIEVAKNE from the coding sequence TTGAAGGTTTCCGAACTAATCCAGTCGAGGCGCAAAGATCTGGGCCTTACCCAAATTGAGCTGGCAGACCTGGCTGATGTCTCTACTCGCTCGCTATTTGAATTGGAGAATGGTAGTAATTCGATGAGCCTGAAGCGAGTGCTGAGGATTCTCGAAGCACTGGGGCTAAAGATTCGAATCGAAGTTGCCAAGAATGAGTAA
- a CDS encoding type II toxin-antitoxin system HipA family toxin — MSNSEALIYKKGILAARFTRTSQGIRFEYQNDYLNSHMPPLATTLPRSADAITLQNGATPAFFAGLLPEGPRLIAMKNRIKASLNDDLSLLLEVGQDLIGDVQVLPIGANPELERESLSLNLSDSEFSFGKIRQDYFGSRASGIPGVQDKVSSKMINAPVRFASIDYILKLNPATVPFAVENENFFLGLANKCGVETYKFKLLTDSKGEHALRLKRFDRVSLKGVKHRLAAEDGSQALNLYPAEKYNQDFLRVANKLISLCPAAAVAGLNLFRQLVFSWLIGNGDTHAKNYSILETPAGEWRVSPAYDLLCTRYYQDREMALPIGGLVTNWSRNLLIKTAAQLLVPEKAAQKVIDKQLGILADLPKMIIDGALPFQRHENYEVAKFLKKRAERLL; from the coding sequence ATGAGTAACTCGGAAGCATTGATCTACAAAAAGGGAATCCTGGCTGCCAGGTTCACCAGGACCAGTCAGGGGATCCGCTTTGAATATCAAAACGACTACCTAAACTCCCATATGCCGCCATTGGCAACGACCCTGCCGAGAAGCGCTGACGCTATCACCCTTCAAAACGGCGCAACTCCGGCATTTTTTGCCGGCCTGCTCCCGGAAGGACCCCGGTTGATCGCTATGAAGAATCGAATCAAGGCCTCACTAAATGATGACCTTAGCCTGCTCTTAGAAGTTGGGCAGGACTTAATTGGCGATGTCCAAGTCCTTCCCATTGGTGCGAATCCCGAGCTTGAAAGAGAGTCTCTCTCGCTAAATTTGAGTGATTCCGAATTTAGCTTCGGGAAGATTCGCCAAGATTATTTTGGATCCCGAGCCAGTGGGATTCCCGGAGTTCAAGACAAGGTCTCCAGCAAGATGATTAATGCTCCAGTGAGGTTCGCGAGCATCGATTACATTTTGAAGCTCAACCCTGCAACTGTTCCATTTGCCGTGGAGAATGAGAATTTCTTTTTGGGGCTCGCCAATAAATGCGGGGTCGAGACCTACAAGTTTAAATTACTAACCGATTCCAAAGGTGAGCACGCCCTGCGTCTCAAGAGGTTCGATCGAGTGAGTCTAAAGGGGGTCAAACACAGGTTGGCAGCCGAGGACGGTTCTCAGGCGTTGAATTTATATCCAGCGGAAAAATACAACCAAGATTTCCTAAGGGTTGCGAATAAGTTGATTTCACTCTGCCCTGCGGCAGCTGTGGCTGGCCTGAATTTGTTTAGGCAACTTGTCTTCTCCTGGCTTATCGGAAACGGTGACACGCACGCCAAAAACTATTCAATTTTGGAAACTCCAGCTGGGGAATGGCGGGTTTCACCCGCTTACGACTTACTGTGCACAAGGTATTACCAGGATAGAGAAATGGCACTACCAATAGGCGGCCTGGTCACTAATTGGTCCAGAAATCTATTGATTAAGACTGCGGCACAGCTTCTAGTTCCAGAAAAAGCAGCCCAAAAAGTCATTGATAAACAGCTAGGGATATTGGCCGACCTACCAAAAATGATAATCGACGGTGCCTTGCCTTTTCAGCGGCATGAGAACTACGAAGTGGCAAAGTTTCTAAAAAAACGAGCCGAGCGGCTTCTGTGA
- a CDS encoding DMT family transporter produces the protein MRSHWIWLFIPMALIWGSSFLFTELSLELTTFFGVAFWRTFLGGVAMALLGLLLRQRFPSKPVQWLHLWVAGLLMSAIPFSLFSYAQQSTTSVLAAIIGAATPMFTLLSILVIYKTEKISMLAIVGLLVGLIGVAVTLGVWQGFGDNEPLAIIALVMAAMSYGIGGPYIRKHVTPMGLPATTTAAAQVLSAALTLLPLYLMTGPLFVAAPRFETVGALLALGVLGSGFAYRLFHGVVAQAGSATAAIVTYTNPLIATIWGVLLLSEDLHWYEPVGAVLVILGAFLAQRKGRRLNQKVSVVTKRANS, from the coding sequence ATGCGCTCACACTGGATCTGGCTTTTTATCCCAATGGCCCTGATTTGGGGTTCGAGCTTTCTGTTCACCGAGCTGTCACTGGAACTAACCACCTTTTTCGGAGTGGCATTCTGGCGCACCTTTTTGGGTGGAGTGGCCATGGCGCTACTTGGCTTATTGCTTCGCCAGCGCTTTCCCAGTAAGCCAGTGCAGTGGTTGCACCTTTGGGTCGCAGGATTACTAATGAGCGCAATTCCTTTTTCACTTTTCTCTTACGCTCAGCAGTCCACCACCAGCGTGTTGGCCGCCATAATTGGCGCCGCCACCCCGATGTTCACACTGCTGTCTATTTTGGTTATCTATAAAACTGAGAAAATCTCGATGCTGGCCATTGTGGGTCTCCTAGTTGGCCTGATTGGGGTTGCAGTAACCCTGGGGGTTTGGCAGGGCTTTGGGGACAATGAACCGCTTGCCATAATCGCGTTGGTCATGGCGGCCATGTCCTACGGCATTGGCGGTCCTTATATCCGCAAGCACGTCACCCCGATGGGCCTGCCTGCCACCACGACCGCAGCGGCTCAGGTATTGTCGGCGGCACTGACTCTGTTGCCGCTTTACCTAATGACCGGGCCTTTGTTTGTGGCAGCGCCAAGATTCGAAACCGTCGGGGCACTTTTGGCGCTCGGGGTATTGGGTTCTGGCTTTGCCTATCGGCTATTCCACGGTGTCGTGGCCCAAGCCGGAAGCGCCACCGCCGCAATTGTCACCTATACCAACCCTTTGATAGCGACCATTTGGGGTGTCTTGCTGCTTAGCGAAGACCTGCACTGGTATGAACCCGTTGGAGCAGTTCTGGTTATCCTTGGAGCTTTCTTGGCCCAACGAAAAGGTCGCAGGTTAAATCAAAAGGTCTCAGTAGTAACTAAGCGAGCTAACTCTTAG
- a CDS encoding MFS transporter, protein MPRPPRTPKVQSVISTGSQLSPRMMGIYIGILALSLSLIPFAIDPHLPTFPYVADFFGLPQGTIQSSIVGVTIGIAVGQILIGPLTDAFGRRLPMIIAMLGFAGATLLVMIAPSFEVFLFLRFLMGLFGAAADVIGRAIVRDLFRGQAMQQMLSRIFMFQALSPILGPIVGAQLLGVGPWQNVFLVFGLVGLALSIFSMRFLVETLPVAQRRSPSITGMLRGYRSVLRDPVFVGLMFFGASGLAGIFGYLNTVPILYQESFGLDTASFGLWVSVNAIALWFGFQSGGIMAKRFRAQWMLLVYAIAGLVVGGLMITTAGSGLLVAELLFLAQLFLFGSAGTSIPTLALYNHGTEAGSASSLLGMSAFGAASIFGAIAAGLDASTTLNMGIMLASFSAFALIVIFTLIKPWLMPDLRDKAEAKS, encoded by the coding sequence GTGCCAAGACCTCCTAGAACTCCAAAGGTTCAATCTGTTATCTCCACGGGAAGTCAACTTTCACCCAGGATGATGGGTATTTACATCGGTATTCTGGCGCTTTCGCTCAGCCTAATTCCATTCGCTATTGACCCTCACCTGCCGACCTTCCCTTATGTCGCAGACTTCTTCGGCCTGCCGCAGGGAACCATTCAGTCCTCAATAGTCGGTGTGACCATCGGGATTGCAGTCGGTCAGATTTTGATTGGCCCACTCACCGACGCTTTCGGCAGAAGACTGCCGATGATTATCGCGATGCTGGGTTTTGCAGGAGCCACGCTTTTGGTCATGATTGCGCCAAGCTTTGAGGTTTTCCTATTTCTCAGATTTCTAATGGGGCTCTTTGGAGCCGCCGCCGATGTCATCGGTCGGGCAATTGTTCGGGATCTATTTCGCGGCCAGGCGATGCAGCAAATGCTCTCCAGGATCTTTATGTTTCAAGCACTTTCACCGATTCTGGGACCAATTGTGGGCGCGCAGTTACTCGGGGTCGGCCCCTGGCAGAACGTCTTTTTGGTCTTTGGGCTGGTGGGTCTCGCGCTGAGCATATTCTCAATGCGCTTTTTGGTAGAGACTTTGCCGGTAGCTCAGCGTCGCAGCCCCTCAATCACGGGCATGCTGCGCGGCTATCGCTCGGTGCTCAGAGATCCGGTATTTGTGGGTTTGATGTTCTTTGGTGCCAGCGGGCTAGCTGGCATATTCGGCTACCTGAACACGGTGCCAATTCTTTACCAGGAAAGCTTTGGCCTAGACACCGCAAGCTTTGGTCTCTGGGTTTCGGTTAATGCAATTGCGCTTTGGTTTGGCTTCCAATCCGGTGGAATAATGGCGAAGCGCTTCAGGGCGCAATGGATGCTTCTGGTTTATGCAATAGCTGGCCTGGTGGTTGGTGGTTTGATGATTACCACCGCGGGCAGTGGCTTATTAGTCGCAGAATTGCTCTTTTTAGCCCAGCTTTTCCTATTCGGCTCGGCCGGAACATCGATTCCTACTCTCGCGCTATATAACCACGGCACCGAAGCAGGCAGCGCCTCTTCATTACTTGGCATGAGCGCATTTGGCGCTGCCAGCATCTTTGGAGCTATTGCGGCAGGTTTGGACGCCAGTACCACCTTGAACATGGGGATTATGTTGGCCAGCTTCTCCGCGTTTGCTCTGATTGTGATTTTTACTCTAATTAAGCCCTGGCTGATGCCGGACCTTAGGGACAAGGCTGAAGCTAAGAGTTAG
- a CDS encoding Dyp-type peroxidase — MVSRRGFLTGTAATAAGTALGVAGGASASSFFSTQAQETATATRSLEFYGEHQMGIELDMQAVTNMVAFDIKPGVDKASMLRWMGLLTDDILRLSLGQAVLADPAPELAIGAARFSAYVGFGPSLFQKLGLESLMPVGFKELPRFKVDQLQPEFSAGDVLIHIAADDPIVLSHGTRGLIRDSMPFATVKYSQAGFTHTPGMLKSGVTHRNLMGQVDGTANPALGSSDFDDVVWIDDGPTWIQGGTQMVFRRIAMNLDTWDQLGTPAKEEVIGRKLGSGAPLTGSIESDTPDLAARHPNGLTVIPEFAHIRRAAPARPNERIFRRPFSYEAPVSSQGSPNVGLLWNAYIKDLYGQFVPIQRRLDELDLLNEWTIPIGSAEFAIAAGVTQAEVIAQALFS; from the coding sequence TTGGTTTCAAGAAGAGGCTTTCTAACCGGCACCGCGGCGACAGCTGCCGGCACCGCACTCGGTGTTGCCGGTGGGGCCTCTGCCAGCTCCTTTTTTAGCACTCAGGCTCAAGAAACTGCAACCGCCACCCGCTCGCTCGAGTTTTACGGTGAGCACCAGATGGGCATCGAGCTAGATATGCAAGCCGTCACCAACATGGTTGCCTTTGACATCAAACCGGGTGTCGACAAGGCATCGATGCTGCGCTGGATGGGTTTGCTCACCGACGACATTCTTAGGCTGTCTTTGGGGCAAGCGGTTTTGGCAGACCCGGCCCCTGAGTTGGCGATTGGGGCTGCCAGATTCTCGGCTTATGTTGGTTTCGGTCCAAGTCTTTTTCAAAAGCTCGGTCTTGAGTCATTGATGCCGGTCGGTTTTAAAGAACTGCCCCGATTCAAAGTGGATCAGCTCCAGCCAGAATTCTCGGCGGGTGATGTGTTGATTCACATCGCTGCCGATGACCCAATCGTGCTATCTCACGGCACCCGTGGCCTGATTCGCGACTCGATGCCCTTTGCAACTGTGAAATACAGCCAGGCTGGCTTCACCCACACGCCGGGCATGCTCAAATCTGGGGTGACGCACCGAAACCTGATGGGTCAGGTCGATGGAACCGCGAACCCTGCGCTGGGATCAAGCGACTTTGACGATGTGGTCTGGATTGATGATGGACCCACCTGGATACAAGGTGGCACTCAGATGGTTTTCCGCAGGATCGCCATGAACCTAGACACTTGGGATCAACTTGGCACCCCCGCTAAAGAAGAGGTCATCGGCAGAAAGCTCGGTTCTGGCGCGCCGCTAACCGGTTCAATAGAGTCTGATACACCGGATCTGGCAGCCAGGCATCCAAATGGCCTAACTGTGATTCCGGAGTTTGCTCATATCAGAAGAGCTGCCCCAGCAAGACCTAACGAGCGAATATTCCGCCGGCCTTTTTCTTATGAGGCTCCGGTTTCTTCGCAGGGAAGCCCGAATGTGGGGCTGTTGTGGAATGCGTACATAAAGGACCTCTACGGGCAATTTGTTCCAATTCAAAGGCGCCTTGATGAACTGGATCTGTTAAATGAGTGGACCATTCCAATTGGTTCTGCCGAGTTTGCAATCGCAGCTGGAGTAACTCAGGCTGAGGTTATCGCGCAGGCGCTATTCTCTTAG
- a CDS encoding copper chaperone PCu(A)C — MRKIAVLIASLLVLAGCAPIGDSEDGMELGELWVKSSEMSMVGGMSAVYGTLTNNSDRDITLIGGTTSVANIVEVHQMMMMDGEMKMQKIDGGLLIPAGQTVLLEPGGNHLMLMDLVSDVLAGDQITVTFEFDGNADVVVDGMTAKPSVGGDEEYHSTDMGKTDMDMTDMETSN, encoded by the coding sequence ATGCGCAAGATTGCTGTTTTAATTGCCTCACTGTTGGTTTTAGCAGGCTGCGCTCCGATTGGCGACAGCGAGGACGGCATGGAACTAGGGGAGCTGTGGGTGAAATCCTCAGAAATGTCGATGGTCGGTGGTATGAGTGCTGTCTATGGAACACTCACCAATAACTCAGATCGGGACATAACACTAATCGGCGGAACAACTTCGGTGGCAAACATTGTTGAGGTGCACCAGATGATGATGATGGACGGTGAGATGAAGATGCAAAAGATTGATGGGGGGCTCTTAATCCCGGCCGGTCAAACCGTCCTGTTAGAGCCTGGTGGAAACCACCTAATGCTTATGGATCTGGTTTCGGATGTACTGGCCGGCGACCAAATCACCGTCACCTTTGAATTTGATGGCAACGCAGATGTGGTTGTTGATGGCATGACCGCTAAGCCATCGGTCGGTGGCGACGAGGAATACCACAGCACTGACATGGGTAAAACTGACATGGACATGACCGATATGGAAACGAGCAACTAG
- the nrdH gene encoding glutaredoxin-like protein NrdH — protein MSVTVYTLPSCVQCDSTKRMLQRNQIEYSEVDMSQDPVALEMVKTLGYTAAPVVVSGQEHWSGFRMDKIQAISA, from the coding sequence ATGTCGGTCACCGTCTACACACTTCCATCCTGCGTTCAATGCGATAGCACCAAGCGCATGTTGCAGCGCAACCAGATCGAGTATTCGGAAGTTGACATGAGCCAGGATCCAGTGGCTCTAGAGATGGTGAAGACCCTCGGTTACACCGCAGCACCGGTAGTTGTTTCAGGCCAAGAGCACTGGAGCGGTTTCCGGATGGACAAAATCCAAGCAATCAGCGCCTAA